The Tenrec ecaudatus isolate mTenEca1 chromosome 11, mTenEca1.hap1, whole genome shotgun sequence region CCAAGAGATGACAAACAACTTTTATCTCAATCATTTTGCAGACTATTttgaatgaaaatataaaataatataccTTCTTTTGCATAAACATCCATAAAAGAGAGCACAATCTTTCTTGGTGAATAAATTCTGGTTACCTGTTTTCAGGGTTTGTTGAGATatgaaatattttactttattggaTTCTGGTGACAAAATAATTATGTGTTGGTCTagtaactgcaaggacagcagtgtggaagcagcagctgctccaggagggagagaaggggcTTTCAATTGCTGCGAGGACATGCAggctcagaaattcacagagtaACTTCTACCcatcctgtagggccactatcaGTAGGCATCTACTCAATCACACTGAGTTTGGCTTGCTCGTTTCTTAACAATCAAGACCTTGGGTTATTTTGGGTGGGCAAATTTTCTCAATGATTTTCCACTTCCCATCTAAAAATAATCCATCCCAATCTAAAATAAACATAGTGCGATCACAGTAGCTCAGGGGTGAATTTACATAGTGGAGTAAGACTAGGGTAAAATACAGCACCTTAATCAATATACAGCTCCAGTGGAACTAATTTACCCAAGACCGTGCCCTACTTCCAATGTAAGTGGATGAAATGGTGGGGAAAGCGGGTTCTTCTGAAGGGAACCTGACCTCCTCTTAATTCACAGGCTTGTGAGCATCTAAATTGACTCAAGTCTTAAATCATTTGAGGGGGCATAATTTCCTATTGTTGCTATTAGAGCTAGACTGCCATTCACTTGCCTAGAATCCTTCTGCGTATACAGCTCAAGGAAATATGTAATAGATTTCCCATCTCTTTCACTCCTGAGGACATTCTGCTTCCTAGCCAAAGCTGTAAGTCCCTAAAGTCAGACTATTCCTACTACACTTTACTCACCACTAGAGTGACACTGACGCTTTGTCTCTGTCTCTTAAGTACTGCTACTTGGTCCCTATCACAACAGAGCACTGTCAGCCCCTTGGAGAAAGGCATTTTTGCTCAATTAAAGCAGTTTCCACTTTCTAATCTGACTTACATGAAATCGCAATCACAGCATTCTTCCAATAGGTGGAAGTGTACCTTTGAGGGACTGCATGCATGAGCCTTTGTTTGATCTTCATAAATCTATTATACTTTGACACGCCGCCGCCATGTCTCTCGTGATCCCCGAGAAGTTCCAGCACATCTTGCGAGTCCTCAACACCAACATCGATGGGCGGCGGAAAATAGCCTTTGCCATCACGGCCATTAAGGGTGTGGGGCGAAGATATGCCCATGTGGTGTTGAGGAAAGCAGACATCGACCGCACCAAGAGAGCAGGAGAGCTCACGGAAGATGAGGTCGAGCGCGTGATCACCATCATGCAGAACCCCCGGCAGTACCAGATTCCAGACTGGTTCCTGAACCGACAGAAAGACGTGAAGGATGGTAAATACAGCCAGGTCCTGGCCAATGGTCTGGACAACAAGCTCCGCGAGGACCTGGAGCGGCTGAAAAAGATCCGCGCCCACAGAGGGCTGCGCCACTTCTGGGGCCTTCGAGTTTGAGGCCAGCACACCAAGACCACTGGCCGCCGTGGCCGAACTGttggtgtgtccaagaagaaataAGGACTATCAACATTGACTGTTAATAAattgtttatacacacacacacacaaaaaaaatctatTATACTTTGTTAATTTCCCCAAGCCTTTGATACTTTCTTTTACCTTATACCAAAGCAGGCTTGGTAATTCAACATGATTTATTGTAGGCCACTGTGCATTTCAGGCTTCTGTGAACCCAGCAAATAAAGTATTAGTTACTCTCTTAATCTCTGGAGGTAAACCATGAAAGAAGTCTCTCGTTGGTGAGTCCATACCAATAAACTCAGAGTAAACCACTTAATGTTTTATGCACCATTATCTCACAATCTTTATACCCATCCGCATATAGATTCTCCAGATTTTTCTTTGTACATGTTGGAAAAACAAAGCAGGTCTTTGCCCTGTAGCACACCTCATCTTGGGTCAGCATGTTTGCTTCACCTTTTGTGTTTACTGGGAAGTATGTCTACTACtaggtcttttgttgttgttgttaggcaacATCAAGTCCCTTCCCATAGCGAATCTGTGCACACAAAGAGACagcgcaccatcctcaccatcgtttCTATGCTGGAGCCTATTATTGCCCTAATGTGTCAACCTgtgtcctggagggccttcctctttttcactgacacttagcatgatgtctttctccagggacttgtctctcatcATAACATCTCCAAAGTATGGAAAAAGGAAactggtcatccttgcctctaaagagcatcctagacttacttcttccaagaaagatgtttTTGTCCTTGTAGCAGTTCATGGAACCTCCAacgttcttctccaggaccacaatccaaatgcatcaatgcttctttgatcttcctccttttgtatgaaactttcacatgcaacagAGAATACAttgacttgggtcaggttcaaCAGAGTCCTGAAAGTACCATCctagcttttcaatactctaaataaGTCATGTGTGGCAGATGTACCTAATCCAACTAGTATTTTGATTTCTTCcatgcaagacaaaaatccttgatgacttcaaccttttatccatttatcatgagttatgaggattttggtctgctTTGCGTTGAATTGTAATTctactgaaagctacaatccttgatctttatgagtaagtgcttcaagttatcctaactttcagcaaacaaggttgtgtcatctgcatatcacaggtggttaagtgttcctccaattctgatgccacgctcttttcatataagccaacttttctgatGACTTACTCAACATAGAGAATGAACcagtacagtgagaggatacaaccctatcacacacctttcctgattttaaactatgcagtgatCCCTTGTGATAttctcacaactgccttttgatctgtGTGTAAGTCCAAtgggagtacaatgaagtgttttgaattccctttcttcttaaGGTAATCACTATTgtattatggttcacacagttaaatgcctttgcatagaaaatgaaacataagtaaacatatgtctgatattctctactttaaGCCATGAAACATCTGGCACTAGCAATAATGTCCATTGCTCCATGTGTTCTGAATCTGGTTCAACCTCAGACAGTTCCCTATCAATGTAGCGCCACAATGGTTGCTTGATGATCTTCAACAATATATttaacttgtgtgtgatatcaatgatatcattctatagtttgaaaattttgttggatcacctttcttctgaaataggtacaaatatggagttCTTCCAGTTTATTTTTCATGTAGGTGTCTTCCACATTGTCTAGCGTAGGTGAGtgaatatttcctttttttatttaatcattttattgggggctcatacaattcttatcacaatccacacatacatacattgtgtcaagaacacatgtacatttgttgccatcatcattttcaaaatatttgccttctacttgagcccttaatatctgctgctcatttcccccccttacTCCCCACtgcctcctacctcatgaacccttcatcattcataaattattattattttgtcatatattatactgccTGATGACTCCCCATGCCCTCTTCCCTGctatccctcccccagggaggaggttataagtagattcttataatcacttccccctttttaccccacattctctccaccctccaggcatcgccactctcaccactgggcctgaaggagtcatctgtcctggattccctttgtttccagttgctctctgtaccagtgtacatcctctggtctcgccagttttgtaaggtagaattgggatcatgatagtgggggggaggaaacatttaagaactggaggaaagttacatgtttcatcgttgcttccctgcaccctgactgattcatctccccaCAACACTTCAGTAAGGGGCGTCCGGTTGGCTGccagtgggctttgagtctccactctgcactcacccac contains the following coding sequences:
- the LOC142461672 gene encoding small ribosomal subunit protein uS13-like — protein: MSLVIPEKFQHILRVLNTNIDGRRKIAFAITAIKGVGRRYAHVVLRKADIDRTKRAGELTEDEVERVITIMQNPRQYQIPDWFLNRQKDVKDGKYSQVLANGLDNKLREDLERLKKIRAHRGLRHFWGLRV